One window of the Granulicella arctica genome contains the following:
- a CDS encoding ATP-binding protein — MKGGTYPFSAIVGQEQMKLALLLAAVDWRLGVLLRGDKGAGKTTTARALAALLPSPAPFINLPIGATEDRLLGGLHLESTLAGKPMLKPGLLSEAHGGVLYVDEINLLPAHLGDSLLDTAASGVNVVERDGLSASHPAEFVLLGSMNPEEGSLRPQLLDRFALSVDIAASLDPLERSEVLARRMSFDRDLEAFGRDWSRDQEILQMRIATARKSLPHVICSTEILAEISAMVCEHGVRSLRADLAIMRASMSLAALDGDASVESHHLVTVLPLVLAHRSRDRGPQRPPPPPSKADTKPPETASQSQNQESAIEERIFKPKEVEAPALLVTSSDPRKSAVISSTGTANRGAVIGARQADTPIELNLHATLKHALRETGTLKPRSSDLHEQVRASRPGTRYLFVIDSSGSHAAQERMRSVKGAVASLLTRSFRRGDEVAIIIFRGVTAEVLLEPTELLADALRALEYLPTGGRTPLAHALSLAQEFVDPSTLLLLLTDGRANVSINKGDPWQEALEAARQLSCAALVIDTEDASNALGQTGKIADAMRARFLRFQELPAIQDLHIEMTTTTTAMSGSQHGL, encoded by the coding sequence TTGAAGGGGGGCACCTATCCATTCTCGGCGATCGTCGGCCAGGAGCAGATGAAGCTGGCTCTTCTACTCGCGGCAGTGGATTGGAGGCTTGGCGTGCTCTTGCGCGGCGATAAAGGTGCCGGTAAAACAACGACTGCGCGCGCTCTGGCTGCACTGCTTCCCTCCCCTGCTCCGTTTATCAATCTGCCGATCGGCGCTACGGAGGACCGGCTGCTTGGCGGCCTGCACCTCGAGAGCACACTCGCGGGCAAGCCCATGCTAAAGCCGGGTCTGCTCTCAGAGGCGCATGGAGGCGTACTCTACGTCGACGAGATCAATCTCCTTCCTGCTCACCTTGGCGACTCTCTCCTTGATACCGCTGCGAGCGGCGTCAACGTAGTCGAACGCGACGGCCTCAGTGCGAGCCACCCGGCGGAGTTTGTCCTGCTTGGCAGCATGAACCCCGAAGAAGGGTCACTTCGTCCACAGCTTCTCGACCGGTTTGCGCTCTCTGTCGACATTGCCGCGTCGCTCGACCCGTTAGAGCGCAGCGAAGTACTCGCGCGTCGCATGAGCTTCGATCGTGACCTTGAGGCATTTGGACGAGACTGGTCTCGCGATCAGGAGATCCTTCAAATGAGGATCGCTACAGCGCGAAAGTCTCTGCCTCATGTGATCTGCTCAACCGAAATACTTGCCGAGATTAGTGCAATGGTTTGTGAACACGGTGTTCGGTCCCTTCGAGCTGACCTGGCAATCATGCGAGCTTCCATGTCATTGGCTGCCCTAGATGGCGATGCTTCCGTTGAGTCGCACCATCTGGTGACCGTGCTTCCTCTTGTACTTGCCCATCGGTCGCGAGACAGGGGTCCGCAGCGACCGCCTCCACCTCCGTCAAAAGCCGATACCAAGCCGCCGGAGACGGCATCTCAGTCACAAAATCAAGAATCAGCAATAGAGGAGCGGATCTTCAAACCGAAGGAGGTTGAAGCGCCTGCTCTCCTTGTCACCTCTTCTGATCCACGGAAGTCTGCGGTTATCTCCTCTACAGGTACCGCAAACCGTGGGGCCGTAATAGGTGCTCGTCAAGCGGATACTCCCATAGAACTCAATCTCCACGCCACGCTCAAGCATGCGCTTCGCGAGACAGGTACTCTGAAACCCCGCAGCTCTGATCTGCACGAACAGGTGCGTGCTTCGAGGCCCGGCACCCGCTACTTATTCGTGATCGATTCGAGCGGTTCCCACGCGGCACAGGAGCGGATGCGCTCTGTAAAGGGGGCAGTCGCCAGTCTGCTTACACGCTCCTTCAGGCGCGGAGATGAGGTTGCGATCATCATCTTTCGAGGTGTCACCGCAGAGGTGTTACTCGAGCCTACAGAGTTGCTTGCCGACGCATTGAGAGCTCTCGAATATCTGCCTACGGGCGGCCGCACTCCGCTTGCACACGCGCTAAGCCTCGCGCAAGAGTTTGTAGATCCTTCGACGTTGCTTTTGTTGTTGACTGACGGTCGTGCCAACGTCTCCATCAACAAGGGCGATCCTTGGCAAGAGGCTCTGGAAGCCGCGCGGCAACTGTCATGCGCCGCCTTGGTCATCGATACAGAAGATGCGTCTAACGCGCTCGGGCAGACCGGCAAGATTGCAGATGCAATGCGAGCACGCTTTCTTCGGTTTCAGGAGTTACCAGCCATACAGGACTTGCATATCGAAATGACAACGACTACTACGGCAATGTCAGGGAGCCAACACGGCTTGTGA
- the cobU gene encoding bifunctional adenosylcobinamide kinase/adenosylcobinamide-phosphate guanylyltransferase, translated as MHDLPSRYVTLVLGGVRSGKSRYAQQLAERSDRVTFVATAEARNDDEMRSKIQRHRNDRPAHWTTIEEPLDLGGALESASSHCDLILVDCLTLFAANLLEEEADHNSKLEARLGAFSAALSSVSCSVVIVSNEVGSGIVPEYPLGRRYRDLVGEINQRIAAQSDNVLLMIAGLPLVLKGSLQPGFTS; from the coding sequence ATGCACGACCTACCTTCGAGATACGTAACGCTTGTTCTCGGCGGTGTGCGTAGCGGCAAGAGCCGGTATGCACAGCAGCTTGCTGAGCGATCGGACCGTGTCACCTTCGTCGCGACGGCCGAAGCGCGCAATGATGACGAGATGCGTAGCAAGATCCAACGCCATCGGAACGATCGTCCTGCACACTGGACGACGATAGAAGAGCCTTTGGATCTGGGTGGCGCTCTGGAATCTGCATCGTCCCATTGCGACTTGATCCTCGTCGATTGCCTGACGCTCTTTGCGGCAAACCTGCTTGAAGAAGAAGCAGACCACAACTCGAAACTTGAGGCTCGTCTAGGCGCGTTCTCCGCTGCTCTTAGCTCTGTTTCCTGTTCAGTGGTGATTGTCTCAAATGAGGTTGGGAGCGGCATCGTTCCTGAGTACCCGCTCGGAAGGCGTTATCGTGACCTGGTGGGGGAGATCAATCAACGTATCGCAGCACAGTCAGATAACGTGTTGCTGATGATTGCAGGTCTTCCACTCGTTCTCAAAGGAAGCTTGCAACCCGGGTTCACGTCTTGA
- a CDS encoding cobyrinate a,c-diamide synthase, with the protein MKGLLIAGTASGVGKTTVVLALLAAIVKRGQVVQAFKGGPDFLDTGHHARISGRAARNLDTWMLTEEANRTLFREATSDVDAVVVEGMMGLFDGKSGISETGSSAEIAKLLKLPVVLVLDAAKSARSIAAVVLGFELFDPQLVISGVILNRCASERHFKMLQTAIDASCKTPVLGWLPRNPEITIPERHLGLQTVEEAVSDECATKELTHVLAALAEKHFDLERILALEYVEEVTPLHTATWEPELSAVRIGVARDRAFSFYYENNFDLLRKQGAVLISFSPLNDAQLPSNLDALYFGGGYPELYAEQLSKNLSLLQDIRTFSALGGLIYAECGGMIYLSRQLTTSDGKDHEMVGVLPFAMEMTNKLVRFGYVTVEFTQNCLLGPSGTTIRGHSFHYSHITKVSPTETSYRVHYSLSDREELEGYGVGNTLASYVHLHFMANPLVAMHLVEAARRTQVRYDGASLHPMNAPEITS; encoded by the coding sequence TTGAAGGGCCTGCTCATCGCAGGCACTGCGAGTGGAGTGGGGAAGACTACGGTCGTTCTCGCGCTTCTCGCGGCAATCGTCAAACGAGGTCAAGTGGTGCAGGCGTTTAAAGGAGGCCCCGACTTCCTCGACACTGGTCATCACGCGCGCATCTCGGGCCGTGCAGCACGAAATTTAGACACGTGGATGCTCACTGAGGAGGCCAATCGAACGCTCTTTCGTGAAGCGACAAGCGATGTCGATGCAGTGGTCGTCGAGGGAATGATGGGCCTCTTCGATGGGAAGAGTGGAATCAGTGAAACGGGCAGCAGCGCAGAGATCGCCAAACTGCTGAAGCTACCAGTGGTGCTCGTTCTCGATGCGGCAAAGAGCGCGCGAAGCATTGCTGCGGTCGTGCTCGGCTTTGAGTTATTTGACCCGCAGCTGGTAATCTCCGGGGTCATCCTTAATCGTTGCGCCAGTGAGCGTCACTTCAAAATGCTGCAAACTGCCATCGACGCCTCATGCAAGACTCCTGTCCTTGGCTGGCTTCCACGAAATCCTGAGATCACCATCCCCGAACGTCACCTCGGCTTGCAGACGGTGGAGGAAGCAGTCAGCGATGAATGCGCCACAAAGGAACTCACTCATGTTCTTGCGGCGCTAGCTGAAAAGCACTTTGATCTGGAGCGAATCCTCGCCCTCGAGTATGTCGAGGAAGTAACACCTCTTCACACTGCGACATGGGAGCCCGAACTGTCGGCCGTCAGAATAGGAGTGGCTCGTGATCGAGCTTTCTCTTTTTACTATGAAAATAATTTTGACTTGCTCCGCAAACAGGGTGCCGTACTCATTTCATTTAGCCCTCTGAATGATGCGCAGCTTCCGTCAAACCTCGATGCCTTGTACTTTGGTGGAGGCTACCCAGAGTTGTACGCGGAGCAACTTAGCAAGAATCTAAGCTTGCTACAAGACATCCGGACGTTCTCTGCATTAGGAGGATTGATCTACGCCGAATGCGGAGGAATGATCTATCTCTCACGGCAGCTTACGACGAGCGATGGCAAAGACCATGAGATGGTGGGTGTTTTGCCCTTCGCGATGGAAATGACAAATAAGCTGGTGCGGTTCGGCTATGTCACTGTCGAATTTACTCAGAACTGCCTGCTTGGACCAAGTGGGACCACGATCCGGGGCCACAGCTTCCACTACTCGCATATCACAAAGGTGAGTCCGACTGAGACTAGTTATCGTGTTCACTACTCTCTCTCTGATCGTGAAGAGCTTGAGGGCTACGGAGTTGGTAACACTCTAGCAAGCTACGTGCATCTCCATTTTATGGCCAATCCTCTCGTAGCCATGCATTTAGTCGAAGCAGCGCGTCGAACGCAAGTCCGCTACGACGGAGCGTCTCTTCACCCAATGAATGCTCCCGAGATTACTTCATGA
- the cobT gene encoding nicotinate-nucleotide--dimethylbenzimidazole phosphoribosyltransferase: protein MNSLSNTLVSRVIQSIAPVSEPARLRAQRHLDTLTKPLGSLGRLEPLAAQIVAIHDGPFNEPMSKGVYIFAADHGVAEEGVSAYPREVTHQMVLNFVSGGAAINVLARLHNATLTVVDVGVDADFGALPGLVHCKVCRGTKNMLHEAAMTDEELAAALSVGISMADRAAAAGHAVVAIGEMGIGNTTAASVITCQLTGSTPELATGLGTGVEPAAYARKLSAVRAAQHKYFDSPISIASTHSALEILRCVGGLEIAAMTGMILAAAQRKLVVVVDGFISAVAAALAVAMEPHVAGYLIAGHCSKEPGHKLLLNFLGLTPVLDLGMRLGEGTGAVLAFSVLESAIRLYTEMATFASAQVSEASQ from the coding sequence ATGAATTCCCTAAGTAACACGCTTGTTAGCCGGGTCATTCAATCGATTGCACCTGTGAGTGAGCCTGCTCGACTTCGAGCTCAAAGACATCTTGATACCCTGACCAAACCTCTAGGCAGTCTCGGGCGCCTGGAGCCCCTTGCCGCGCAGATAGTAGCTATTCATGATGGACCCTTCAATGAACCAATGAGCAAGGGCGTCTACATCTTTGCAGCAGATCATGGTGTAGCTGAGGAAGGTGTAAGTGCTTATCCTCGTGAGGTCACCCACCAGATGGTGCTCAACTTTGTCTCGGGAGGCGCAGCGATTAATGTTCTCGCTCGACTTCACAACGCCACTCTTACGGTTGTCGATGTGGGAGTCGATGCGGACTTTGGTGCGCTCCCTGGGTTAGTCCACTGCAAGGTCTGCAGAGGAACAAAAAACATGTTGCACGAAGCTGCGATGACTGACGAAGAACTTGCGGCCGCCTTGTCTGTCGGCATAAGCATGGCCGATAGAGCCGCTGCAGCAGGTCATGCCGTCGTCGCGATCGGGGAGATGGGGATCGGCAACACCACTGCCGCCAGTGTCATTACCTGCCAACTCACAGGATCGACACCCGAATTGGCTACAGGTTTAGGTACGGGCGTCGAACCTGCAGCCTATGCGCGGAAACTTAGCGCGGTTCGTGCAGCTCAGCATAAATATTTTGACTCGCCGATCAGCATTGCCTCCACGCATTCTGCTCTGGAGATCCTTCGCTGCGTTGGCGGGCTTGAGATTGCTGCGATGACAGGAATGATTCTAGCCGCTGCTCAGAGGAAACTAGTTGTTGTAGTCGACGGCTTTATCTCTGCTGTTGCAGCAGCCCTCGCAGTCGCGATGGAGCCCCATGTTGCTGGATATTTGATTGCCGGTCATTGCTCTAAAGAGCCGGGACATAAGCTTCTACTTAATTTCTTAGGACTTACTCCTGTACTTGATCTAGGCATGCGTCTCGGCGAAGGAACGGGAGCTGTTCTCGCATTTTCGGTTCTGGAGTCTGCTATTCGGCTGTATACAGAGATGGCAACCTTCGCTTCAGCCCAGGTGAGCGAGGCTTCACAATGA
- the cobS gene encoding adenosylcobinamide-GDP ribazoletransferase: MNGLGVLQKYYEDLLTAIHFLTRIPVPLPSYRPDSLACSVKFFPLVGLLVGTLAGATNLLVAPHLPRLTTSLMVVIFLMLLTGCLHEDGLADAADGFGGGWDRAQIMRIMRDSRIGTYGAATLTTSLLARIVLLSSITMQEVLAYLITAHVLSRWTALPLGFYLQAASSLDSPTGHPSSDKPSGHQGARIAGTITRSTLVSGTLYSFAIAFIALRSHAFAPIVAAVVVTLLSGFLYRRKLGGATGDCFGATNQLTEIGVYLAGAWTV, from the coding sequence ATGAACGGCCTTGGGGTTCTACAAAAGTACTACGAGGATCTTCTCACCGCGATCCACTTTCTAACCCGCATCCCGGTGCCACTGCCTTCGTATCGGCCTGACTCGCTCGCGTGCAGTGTCAAATTTTTCCCGCTCGTAGGTCTACTTGTAGGAACACTCGCTGGAGCTACTAATTTACTTGTGGCGCCACATCTACCGAGACTAACTACGTCTCTGATGGTAGTGATCTTCCTTATGCTCCTCACCGGATGCCTCCATGAGGATGGCCTCGCTGATGCGGCAGACGGCTTTGGGGGCGGATGGGATCGTGCTCAAATCATGCGCATCATGCGCGATAGCCGCATCGGAACCTATGGGGCTGCTACTCTCACAACCAGCCTGCTAGCCAGGATAGTCTTGCTCTCCTCTATAACAATGCAGGAGGTATTGGCTTACCTCATCACGGCGCATGTACTTTCGCGTTGGACGGCGCTTCCGCTGGGCTTTTATCTTCAGGCTGCAAGCAGTCTTGATTCCCCCACAGGCCATCCATCCTCAGATAAGCCATCGGGTCATCAGGGGGCTCGCATCGCCGGAACCATAACACGCAGCACCCTGGTCTCGGGAACGCTCTATAGCTTCGCAATTGCTTTCATAGCACTGCGGTCTCACGCCTTCGCACCGATCGTCGCAGCAGTCGTAGTGACCCTTCTAAGCGGGTTCCTCTATAGACGTAAGCTCGGCGGCGCTACCGGTGATTGCTTCGGCGCAACGAACCAACTTACAGAGATCGGTGTTTATCTTGCTGGTGCGTGGACCGTATGA
- a CDS encoding histidine phosphatase family protein yields MIHYGGLLVIRHAETRMAGTFCGHSDPPINSAGHGQLLELLKSLENEPIDSVYTSDLQRAKMTAEAVAKSSNAPVIERKNLREIGFGDWEGLTWLEIEQRDPAYSKLWLEAFPDASAPGGEQYGTFKKRILTEIAQLQELTINQRCAVVTHAGAMQVILTELCGLNSGSSWELTKPYCSFFDYPLSASTRKSERQR; encoded by the coding sequence ATGATTCATTACGGCGGCCTTTTAGTGATTCGACATGCAGAGACACGCATGGCTGGCACATTTTGTGGTCATTCGGATCCGCCGATCAACTCTGCGGGACATGGACAACTGCTAGAGCTTCTTAAATCTCTGGAGAACGAGCCTATCGATTCCGTCTATACCAGCGACCTCCAGCGGGCAAAGATGACGGCTGAAGCAGTCGCCAAGAGTTCCAATGCTCCGGTCATAGAACGTAAAAACTTGCGAGAAATAGGTTTTGGAGACTGGGAGGGATTGACCTGGCTAGAGATAGAGCAACGAGACCCCGCGTATTCAAAGCTATGGCTAGAGGCCTTCCCCGATGCATCTGCTCCTGGCGGAGAACAATATGGGACCTTCAAGAAACGAATCTTGACAGAGATAGCTCAGCTTCAAGAACTCACAATCAACCAAAGATGCGCTGTGGTCACCCACGCTGGAGCCATGCAAGTTATCTTGACGGAACTATGCGGTCTTAACAGCGGTTCATCGTGGGAATTAACCAAACCATACTGTAGCTTTTTCGATTATCCACTATCGGCATCAACACGCAAAAGCGAGCGTCAGCGATGA
- a CDS encoding cob(I)yrinic acid a,c-diamide adenosyltransferase, whose amino-acid sequence MSIATTRGDGGQTGLAGGIRISKADLRVESYGSVDELNTVLGFARSICQDKSIKDWTEEIQRTLFRVGSALATPPESAKKPPVITAEDVEMLTNLVHTIEATEGILSDWSLPGAHTESAAYEVARTVCRRAERAAVRFVEQGGIVQPFVIPYLNRLSDAIWLFGRLIELKAGIDARLRDESKTGPKWSRAW is encoded by the coding sequence ATGAGTATTGCAACTACACGCGGAGATGGTGGCCAGACCGGCCTTGCTGGAGGCATTCGCATTTCGAAGGCAGACCTGCGAGTTGAATCGTACGGCTCGGTGGACGAACTCAACACGGTTTTGGGTTTTGCACGAAGCATCTGCCAAGACAAAAGCATTAAGGATTGGACGGAAGAGATACAGCGGACCCTCTTTCGGGTTGGCTCAGCTCTTGCGACGCCGCCTGAGAGTGCCAAGAAGCCGCCGGTCATTACAGCCGAGGACGTCGAAATGCTGACGAACCTGGTGCATACCATCGAAGCAACTGAAGGCATTCTTTCAGACTGGTCCTTGCCTGGTGCCCACACAGAATCTGCCGCTTATGAGGTCGCTCGCACTGTATGTCGTCGTGCCGAGCGGGCTGCAGTTCGCTTCGTAGAACAGGGTGGCATCGTCCAGCCCTTCGTAATTCCCTATCTCAATCGACTGTCGGACGCCATCTGGCTGTTCGGCAGACTTATTGAACTTAAAGCAGGCATCGACGCTCGATTGCGTGACGAGAGTAAGACCGGCCCGAAATGGTCTCGAGCATGGTAG
- the bluB gene encoding 5,6-dimethylbenzimidazole synthase, whose translation MSGPQSFSDHERDAVYKTIAARRDVRQGFSERPLPENVLNRILEAAHQAPSVGLMQPTRFIVIRDLSTRMAIHNNFKEASAIAASSYAGDRRDLYKTLKLEGILEAPQNLCVVCDHRSERGHKLGRQTMQQTAVYSTVCAIQNLWLAARAEGVGVGWVSILDPDTLRLTLGIPDHLLTVAYLCIGYVDSFDDFPELERHGWEKRLPLEAVISYDSYSESSLP comes from the coding sequence ATGAGTGGACCACAATCATTCAGTGATCACGAACGTGACGCGGTCTATAAAACCATCGCAGCGAGGCGCGACGTGCGACAGGGATTTTCGGAGCGCCCACTCCCTGAGAATGTTCTGAACCGTATTCTCGAAGCCGCTCATCAAGCACCGTCTGTTGGATTGATGCAACCTACACGCTTCATCGTGATCCGCGATCTCTCGACAAGAATGGCCATTCACAATAACTTCAAGGAGGCCAGCGCCATTGCTGCATCGAGCTATGCGGGAGATCGGCGGGATCTATATAAAACCCTGAAGCTGGAGGGCATTCTAGAAGCACCACAGAATCTCTGCGTTGTCTGCGATCACAGGAGCGAGCGCGGCCATAAATTGGGACGCCAAACCATGCAGCAGACTGCCGTCTATTCGACGGTGTGCGCTATTCAGAATTTGTGGTTAGCTGCGAGGGCGGAAGGTGTCGGTGTCGGCTGGGTCAGTATTCTTGACCCTGACACTCTTCGGCTTACCCTTGGCATTCCCGATCATCTTCTAACGGTTGCATATCTTTGCATTGGTTATGTGGATAGCTTTGATGATTTTCCAGAGCTTGAACGTCACGGTTGGGAAAAGCGCTTGCCGCTTGAGGCAGTCATCTCCTACGATTCATACTCTGAAAGCTCTCTTCCATGA
- a CDS encoding cobyric acid synthase, translating to MKARAIMVLGTSSHVGKSLLTAALCRIFAQQGYRVAPFKSQNMSLNSAATIEGLEIGRAQALQAEAASIPPSVDMNPILLKPSGAMSSQVVVRGKIWGQLSASDYHLRRVEELMPVVRESYENLAAKNDVIILEGAGSPAEINLKEHDIVNMRIAEMADAQCLLVGDIDRGGVFAALLGTVQLLEEKEQARIAGFIINKFRGDLALLRPGTRMIADRLQKPCLGVVPYISDLLLEEEDSLGLPAINSDSKSFWEPEASSNRLLRIAVISFPSFSNFTDFDALRAEPSVDLHFCKRAEQISYADVVIIPGSKQTVDDLVWLRAKGFEHKLLQHAKMGLIVGICGGMQMLGEQILDPEAMESAGTTYGLGLLPIHTTMKPQKVTSLTTGRLVSGKLFGHPCLDIRISGYEIHIGETTYLESADQFAKLIRAEKSSQISDSFGDGCVAQEGRVIGTYLHGLFDEDAFRHTFLAAARAFYRLSPVEVFDNWQQKRINSLDRLAEEVQRSLDMQEIFSWVGLHYEKPVASTARESLT from the coding sequence ATGAAGGCGCGTGCAATCATGGTACTTGGGACCAGCTCTCATGTTGGTAAATCTTTACTCACCGCGGCACTTTGCCGTATCTTTGCGCAGCAAGGATACCGTGTAGCACCATTCAAATCACAAAATATGTCCCTCAATTCTGCCGCCACCATAGAGGGTCTGGAGATAGGTCGTGCCCAGGCGTTACAAGCGGAGGCTGCGAGTATTCCACCCTCCGTAGATATGAATCCAATTCTGCTCAAACCATCGGGTGCCATGTCTTCCCAGGTGGTAGTTCGCGGAAAGATCTGGGGTCAGCTTTCTGCCTCTGATTATCATCTTCGCCGTGTTGAAGAACTGATGCCGGTCGTCCGCGAAAGCTATGAGAATCTTGCAGCGAAGAATGATGTCATCATCCTTGAAGGAGCCGGTTCACCAGCTGAAATCAACCTGAAGGAGCATGACATCGTCAACATGCGCATCGCCGAGATGGCCGATGCTCAATGCCTCTTAGTGGGGGACATCGATCGCGGTGGTGTCTTTGCTGCACTCTTAGGCACAGTGCAGTTACTCGAAGAAAAAGAGCAAGCCCGCATCGCAGGTTTTATCATCAACAAATTTCGTGGTGATCTAGCGTTGCTCCGACCGGGAACCCGCATGATTGCGGACCGCCTACAAAAACCGTGTCTAGGTGTAGTTCCTTATATCTCTGATCTTTTGCTCGAAGAAGAAGATAGTTTGGGCCTTCCGGCAATAAACTCAGACAGTAAGTCATTCTGGGAGCCCGAAGCTAGCTCAAATCGCCTTCTGCGCATAGCGGTAATCTCCTTCCCATCTTTCTCCAACTTCACAGACTTCGATGCGCTTCGTGCAGAGCCATCCGTAGACCTTCATTTTTGTAAGAGGGCAGAACAGATTTCATACGCTGATGTTGTAATCATTCCAGGCAGCAAGCAGACGGTGGATGACCTCGTATGGTTGCGTGCCAAAGGCTTTGAGCACAAGCTACTTCAACATGCAAAGATGGGGTTGATTGTCGGTATTTGCGGAGGCATGCAGATGCTTGGGGAGCAGATTCTAGACCCCGAGGCAATGGAGTCTGCCGGAACCACGTATGGTCTCGGACTACTCCCGATCCACACCACCATGAAGCCTCAGAAAGTAACAAGCCTGACGACAGGCCGACTTGTTTCCGGCAAACTGTTTGGACATCCTTGCTTGGACATTCGGATTTCAGGATATGAGATTCACATCGGAGAGACAACTTATCTTGAATCAGCGGACCAATTCGCGAAATTAATCCGTGCAGAAAAATCTAGCCAGATCAGTGACAGCTTTGGTGATGGATGTGTTGCTCAAGAAGGCCGTGTCATTGGCACCTACTTACATGGACTATTTGATGAAGACGCGTTTCGTCATACCTTCCTCGCGGCAGCTCGAGCTTTTTACCGGCTTTCTCCGGTTGAAGTCTTTGACAACTGGCAGCAGAAACGGATCAACTCCCTCGATCGCTTAGCAGAAGAAGTTCAACGGTCTCTTGACATGCAGGAAATCTTCTCTTGGGTTGGTCTCCATTATGAGAAGCCAGTAGCCTCAACTGCGCGGGAGTCGCTCACTTGA
- the cbiB gene encoding adenosylcobinamide-phosphate synthase CbiB: MKRHLLLPAVYLIDVLAGDPESLPHPVRLIGKAVTNGESLLRSPGQSDGLEFVSGMVLTIALVSSAYCVTDGLIEFIYRRSKTSGIIAELCLGWTCLAARSLDQEAGRVLGSLTDDDLKSARLNLARIVGRDTGDLNEREISRAVIETLAESASDGVIAPIFYMSLGGVPLAMAYKAINTLDSMIGHADERYVYFGKFAARLDDVANFVPSRLTALGIIAASTMSASADANAALRTWRRDGSRHKSPNAGQPESAMSGALQVQLGGNNTYTGELIPAPIIGFEFSGATPAKAMQARHLVSLVCALGIAAGALVALIQGKPRVSTL; encoded by the coding sequence TTGAAACGACATCTGCTCCTACCCGCCGTGTATCTCATAGACGTCTTGGCCGGGGACCCCGAATCACTTCCCCACCCAGTCCGTTTGATAGGAAAAGCTGTCACAAACGGAGAGTCTCTTCTTCGCTCCCCAGGTCAAAGCGACGGGTTGGAATTTGTTAGTGGTATGGTGCTGACAATTGCACTAGTTAGCTCTGCATATTGCGTCACCGACGGACTTATAGAGTTCATATACCGCAGGTCGAAGACCTCTGGGATAATTGCGGAACTATGTCTAGGCTGGACTTGCCTTGCGGCACGGAGTCTCGATCAAGAGGCAGGTAGAGTGCTTGGATCGCTCACCGATGATGATCTTAAGTCGGCGCGTCTTAACCTTGCGAGAATTGTTGGCCGCGACACTGGCGACCTGAACGAGCGAGAGATCAGCCGCGCGGTCATCGAGACACTTGCTGAGAGTGCCTCTGACGGAGTCATCGCACCGATCTTTTACATGAGCCTCGGTGGCGTGCCGCTTGCCATGGCCTACAAGGCAATTAATACACTCGATTCAATGATCGGTCATGCAGACGAACGCTATGTATACTTCGGAAAGTTCGCGGCTCGTCTGGACGACGTTGCGAATTTCGTACCCTCGCGGCTCACAGCTTTAGGAATCATCGCTGCCTCTACTATGAGTGCGTCAGCCGATGCAAACGCAGCCTTACGAACATGGAGACGCGACGGGTCGAGGCATAAGAGCCCGAATGCAGGCCAACCAGAAAGCGCTATGTCGGGTGCACTTCAGGTTCAACTGGGCGGCAACAATACCTATACAGGCGAACTCATTCCAGCACCAATCATAGGGTTCGAATTTTCAGGTGCGACTCCCGCAAAGGCGATGCAGGCCCGCCATCTGGTTTCTCTTGTCTGTGCTCTTGGAATAGCTGCGGGCGCGCTCGTTGCGTTAATCCAAGGTAAGCCACGAGTATCAACACTATGA